One window of Tenacibaculum maritimum NCIMB 2154 genomic DNA carries:
- the trxB gene encoding thioredoxin-disulfide reductase — protein sequence MSQTVERIKNLIIGSGPAGYTAAIYAARADMKPVMYTGMQMGGQLTTTTEVDNFPGYANGTDGTAMMNDLQKQAERFGTEVRFGMVTKVEFSKNEGGIHKVVVDGEKEIEAETVIISTGATAKYLGLESEQRLIGGGVSACATCDGFFYKGQDVIVVGAGDTAAEEATYLANICNKVTMLVRKDYMRASKAMQHRVAKTANIEVLYNTELDEVIGESVVDGVRVVNNQTGEKHEISVTGVFIAIGHKPNTDIFKGILDMDETGYLITKGKSTKTNIPGVFAAGDVQDKEYRQAVTAAGTGCMAALDAERYLGALE from the coding sequence ATGTCTCAAACAGTAGAAAGAATTAAAAATTTAATTATAGGTTCAGGTCCTGCAGGATACACAGCAGCAATTTATGCAGCAAGAGCAGATATGAAGCCTGTAATGTACACAGGAATGCAAATGGGAGGGCAATTGACTACTACTACAGAGGTTGATAATTTTCCAGGTTATGCAAACGGAACTGATGGTACAGCTATGATGAATGATTTGCAGAAGCAAGCAGAACGTTTTGGTACAGAAGTTCGTTTTGGAATGGTAACTAAGGTAGAGTTTTCTAAAAATGAAGGAGGTATTCATAAGGTAGTGGTTGATGGAGAAAAGGAAATAGAAGCTGAAACAGTAATTATCTCTACAGGAGCAACGGCAAAATATTTAGGTTTAGAGAGTGAGCAACGTTTAATTGGAGGAGGAGTATCTGCATGTGCAACTTGTGACGGTTTCTTTTATAAAGGGCAAGATGTTATTGTTGTTGGAGCGGGAGATACTGCGGCTGAAGAAGCTACTTATTTAGCTAATATATGTAATAAAGTTACCATGTTGGTTCGTAAGGACTATATGAGAGCGTCAAAAGCAATGCAGCATAGGGTGGCTAAAACAGCCAATATAGAGGTATTGTATAATACGGAGTTGGATGAGGTTATTGGAGAGAGTGTAGTAGATGGCGTAAGAGTTGTTAATAACCAAACAGGAGAAAAACATGAAATCTCTGTTACAGGTGTCTTTATAGCGATAGGGCATAAACCTAATACAGACATCTTTAAAGGGATTTTAGATATGGATGAAACAGGGTATTTAATTACTAAAGGAAAATCAACAAAAACAAATATACCAGGAGTTTTTGCAGCAGGCGATGTACAAGATAAAGAATATCGCCAAGCGGTAACGGCAGCAGGCACTGGTTGTATGGCGGCTTTAGATGCGG